From the Bacillus tuaregi genome, one window contains:
- the dusB gene encoding tRNA dihydrouridine synthase DusB: MLKIGDIVMKNPVVLAPMAGVCNSAFRLTVKEFGAGLVCAEMVSDKGILFKNEKTMNMLYMDEAEKPLSLQIFGGEKESLVAAAKFVDENTNADIIDINMGCPVPKITKVDAGAKWLLDPNKIYEMVAAVVDAVEKPVTVKMRMGWDEDHIYAVENAQAVERAGGSAVTLHGRTRIQMYEGTSNWDIIREVKQSVGIPIIGNGDVETPQDAKRMLDETGCDGVMIGRAALGNPWMIYRTVKYLETGELMNEPSAREKMDVCILHLDRLIDLKNEKIAVREMRKHAAWYLKGIPGNGKARNAVNECNTREELVAILNSLVPNEEVEIQQVV, encoded by the coding sequence ATGCTGAAAATAGGCGATATTGTTATGAAGAATCCAGTTGTATTAGCTCCAATGGCTGGTGTCTGCAATTCCGCTTTTCGCTTAACGGTAAAAGAATTCGGTGCGGGATTAGTATGTGCTGAAATGGTAAGTGATAAAGGAATTTTATTTAAAAACGAGAAAACGATGAATATGTTATATATGGATGAAGCTGAAAAGCCGCTTAGCCTGCAAATCTTTGGCGGTGAAAAAGAGTCACTGGTTGCAGCGGCAAAATTTGTGGATGAGAATACAAATGCTGATATTATTGATATTAATATGGGCTGTCCAGTTCCAAAGATTACAAAGGTAGATGCAGGGGCTAAATGGCTTCTTGATCCGAATAAAATCTATGAAATGGTTGCGGCAGTTGTGGATGCGGTTGAAAAGCCGGTAACAGTGAAAATGCGTATGGGATGGGATGAAGATCATATTTATGCGGTTGAAAATGCACAGGCAGTAGAACGTGCAGGTGGCAGTGCAGTCACATTACATGGTCGCACACGTATACAAATGTATGAAGGAACCTCAAACTGGGATATCATCCGTGAGGTAAAACAATCAGTCGGGATCCCGATTATTGGAAACGGTGATGTTGAAACACCGCAGGATGCTAAGCGTATGCTTGATGAAACAGGCTGCGATGGTGTCATGATTGGAAGGGCCGCGTTAGGGAATCCATGGATGATTTATCGTACAGTGAAATATCTTGAGACAGGAGAACTAATGAATGAACCTTCTGCTCGTGAGAAAATGGACGTATGTATTCTTCATCTTGATCGGCTAATCGATTTGAAGAATGAAAAAATCGCGGTCAGAGAAATGCGTAAACATGCCGCGTGGTATCTAAAGGGAATTCCCGGAAACGGAAAAGCTAGAAATGCTGTTAATGAATGTAATACAAGAGAAGAGCTTGTTGCAATATTAAACAGTTTAGTTCCTAATGAAGAGGTCGAGATACAACAAGTAGTATAA
- a CDS encoding helix-turn-helix domain-containing protein — MEREKWGRRIRAFRKLKGFTQESFAKELGVSVSVLGEIERGNRMPSQDMIERIAAVLDISNHELRPLEENRTV; from the coding sequence ATGGAAAGAGAAAAATGGGGAAGACGTATTCGCGCATTTCGAAAACTAAAGGGGTTTACTCAGGAAAGCTTTGCAAAGGAATTAGGTGTGTCGGTTTCAGTATTAGGGGAAATTGAGAGAGGGAATCGAATGCCTTCACAAGATATGATTGAAAGAATAGCCGCTGTGCTGGATATAAGTAATCATGAACTAAGGCCGCTCGAGGAAAATCGTACTGTTTAG
- the folK gene encoding 2-amino-4-hydroxy-6-hydroxymethyldihydropteridine diphosphokinase, translated as MNQTAYLSLGSNMGNRKKNLVDALKMLQDNYPIAVVNVSSIYETDPVGYEEQGQFLNMVVQVQTALSPYQLLEACLQTEKELGRKREIRWGPRTIDLDILLYNDENIISEMLVVPHPRMHERSFVIIPLLEITPDIVLPTLKQPLYEIADQLSDKEGVRVWKEKNGEDVFAHFEN; from the coding sequence ATGAACCAAACAGCTTATCTTTCCCTAGGGTCCAATATGGGAAATAGAAAGAAAAACCTTGTAGATGCATTGAAAATGCTGCAGGATAACTATCCGATTGCTGTGGTAAATGTTTCTTCAATTTATGAAACGGATCCGGTCGGATATGAGGAGCAGGGTCAATTTTTAAATATGGTAGTACAAGTACAGACTGCGCTGTCGCCTTATCAGTTGTTGGAAGCTTGTTTGCAAACGGAGAAAGAGCTTGGGAGAAAGAGGGAAATTCGGTGGGGTCCGAGGACAATAGACCTTGACATTCTATTATATAATGATGAGAATATTATATCTGAGATGCTAGTTGTTCCGCATCCTCGAATGCATGAGAGGTCATTTGTTATCATTCCTTTATTAGAAATCACTCCCGATATCGTGCTTCCAACTTTGAAACAGCCTTTATATGAAATAGCAGATCAGTTATCTGATAAAGAAGGGGTACGGGTATGGAAAGAGAAAAATGGGGAAGACGTATTCGCGCATTTCGAAAACTAA
- the folB gene encoding dihydroneopterin aldolase: MDTIYLNKMEFYGYHGILPEETRLGQIFIVDLKVETDLQLAGKNDNLEESISYVDLYEECKTIVEGEPFKLIEAVAERIAGEILEKYEKVLAATVKVIKPNPPIPGHYESVAVEITRRRP, encoded by the coding sequence TTGGATACAATTTATCTTAACAAAATGGAATTCTATGGATACCATGGAATTTTGCCGGAGGAGACAAGACTCGGGCAAATATTTATTGTCGATTTAAAGGTTGAAACAGACCTGCAGCTTGCGGGTAAAAATGATAATTTGGAGGAGTCCATCAGCTATGTTGACCTCTATGAAGAATGCAAAACGATTGTTGAAGGTGAACCGTTTAAATTAATTGAGGCAGTAGCAGAAAGGATTGCAGGTGAAATACTGGAGAAATATGAAAAGGTATTAGCTGCTACAGTTAAAGTCATTAAGCCCAATCCTCCAATTCCAGGACATTATGAGTCTGTTGCAGTTGAAATTACAAGGAGACGACCATAA
- the folP gene encoding dihydropteroate synthase, with amino-acid sequence MSNQTIQCGSYTLDYGRKTLIMGVLNVTPDSFSDGGKFNEMDRAVERAREMVANGADIIDIGGESTRPGYTPISIQEELDRVVPVIEAISKSVQVPLSIDTFKAETAKAAIKAGANIINDIWGAKADPDMAAVAAELEVPIILQHNRVDVNYQSFFRDCLNDLFESISIAKKAGVKDENIIIDPGIGFAKDMQKDLEMMRNLDKLVALGYPVLVGPSRKRMIGGVLNLPVDERVEGTGAAVCFGIQKGCQIFRVHDVKEISRMAKMMDAMMGKVEVVGYNLS; translated from the coding sequence ATGTCGAATCAGACGATTCAATGCGGTTCCTATACGCTTGATTATGGAAGGAAAACTTTGATTATGGGCGTATTGAATGTCACACCTGATTCCTTCTCAGATGGTGGCAAATTTAATGAGATGGATAGAGCGGTGGAAAGGGCCCGGGAAATGGTAGCGAATGGGGCTGACATTATTGATATTGGTGGTGAATCTACACGACCGGGGTATACCCCCATTTCCATTCAAGAGGAATTGGACCGTGTCGTTCCGGTCATCGAAGCCATTTCGAAATCTGTTCAAGTACCATTATCCATTGACACCTTTAAAGCAGAGACAGCTAAAGCGGCTATTAAAGCAGGTGCAAATATCATTAATGATATTTGGGGAGCGAAAGCAGACCCAGATATGGCAGCTGTTGCAGCAGAGCTAGAGGTTCCAATAATTCTTCAGCATAACCGAGTCGATGTAAACTACCAATCATTTTTCCGCGATTGCTTGAATGACCTTTTTGAAAGTATTAGTATTGCGAAAAAGGCCGGAGTGAAGGATGAGAATATCATTATCGATCCTGGCATTGGGTTTGCAAAGGACATGCAAAAGGACCTGGAGATGATGAGAAATTTAGATAAGCTTGTTGCATTAGGCTATCCGGTCCTAGTGGGACCATCTCGCAAGCGAATGATTGGTGGAGTTCTAAATCTACCTGTGGACGAGAGGGTTGAGGGAACAGGTGCGGCTGTTTGCTTTGGAATTCAAAAGGGCTGTCAAATATTCCGTGTTCATGATGTAAAAGAGATCAGCAGAATGGCAAAAATGATGGATGCCATGATGGGAAAGGTAGAGGTAGTTGGATACAATTTATCTTAA
- the cysK gene encoding cysteine synthase A, giving the protein MVRIANSVTELIGQTPVVKLNHIVDENSADVYLKLEYMNPGSSVKDRIALAMIEAAEASGKLKKGDTIIEPTSGNTGIGLAWVAAAKGYKAILVMPETMSMERRNLLRAYGAELVLTPGPEGMKGAIGKANELAEKHGYFLPQQFENEANPEIHRNTTGKELVEQFGDQLDAFVSGIGTGGTITGAGEVLKEKYKDIKIYAVEPVDSPVLSGGKPGPHKIQGIGAGFVPEVLNTAVYDEIIKVSTDEAFSAARRAGQQEGILGGISAGAAIHAALEVGKKLGKGKKVVAIIPDNGERYLSTALYQFDAE; this is encoded by the coding sequence ATGGTACGTATTGCAAATTCAGTAACGGAATTAATCGGTCAAACTCCTGTTGTTAAACTTAATCACATCGTTGATGAAAATAGTGCGGATGTCTATCTAAAGTTAGAGTATATGAATCCAGGAAGCAGTGTAAAGGATCGTATTGCATTGGCTATGATTGAAGCGGCTGAAGCAAGTGGTAAATTGAAGAAAGGCGATACTATCATTGAGCCTACAAGCGGAAACACAGGAATTGGTTTAGCGTGGGTAGCGGCAGCGAAGGGTTATAAAGCAATTCTTGTAATGCCTGAAACGATGAGCATGGAGCGTCGTAACCTTCTTCGTGCGTATGGAGCAGAGCTTGTGTTAACACCAGGGCCTGAAGGCATGAAGGGTGCTATCGGAAAAGCAAATGAACTAGCTGAAAAGCATGGTTACTTTTTACCGCAGCAGTTTGAAAATGAAGCGAATCCAGAAATCCACAGAAATACAACTGGTAAAGAGCTAGTTGAACAGTTTGGAGATCAACTCGACGCATTTGTATCTGGAATCGGAACGGGCGGTACCATCACTGGTGCTGGTGAAGTACTGAAAGAAAAATATAAAGATATCAAAATCTATGCAGTAGAGCCGGTTGATTCACCTGTTCTTTCTGGAGGAAAACCAGGTCCGCACAAAATTCAAGGAATTGGTGCTGGCTTTGTTCCTGAAGTTTTAAATACAGCTGTTTACGATGAAATCATTAAGGTTTCAACCGATGAAGCTTTCTCTGCAGCACGTCGTGCAGGCCAACAAGAAGGAATTCTTGGCGGTATTTCTGCTGGAGCTGCTATCCATGCTGCACTAGAGGTTGGTAAGAAACTTGGAAAAGGTAAGAAGGTTGTTGCGATTATTCCTGACAACGGAGAACGCTATTTAAGCACTGCATTGTACCAATTTGATGCTGAATAA
- the hslO gene encoding Hsp33 family molecular chaperone HslO, with translation MNDYLVKALAFNGQVRAYAVRSTETVSEGQRRHNTWPTASAALGRAMTASVMMGAMLSDEQKLTVKIEGDGPIGHILVDANAKGEVRGYVLNPQTHFDLNEHGKLDVKRAVGTSGTLTVVKDIGMRDFFTGQVPLVSGELGEDFTYYFSSSEQVPSAVGVGVLVNPDNSILAAGGFIIQLMPGTSEETISLIEKRLTEIPPISKQIDKGLTPEEMLIELLGEDNIKFLEKMPVSFTCTCSKERFGDAIVGLGKTEIQDMIEEDGKAEAHCHFCNEKYQFTAEELEALKDEAV, from the coding sequence ATGAACGATTATTTAGTAAAAGCACTTGCCTTCAATGGTCAGGTTCGTGCATATGCAGTACGTAGTACAGAAACGGTTAGTGAGGGACAGCGCCGCCATAACACATGGCCGACAGCTTCTGCTGCGTTAGGAAGAGCGATGACGGCATCGGTGATGATGGGAGCTATGCTTTCAGATGAGCAAAAATTAACCGTTAAAATTGAAGGAGACGGCCCTATCGGTCATATTTTAGTCGACGCAAATGCCAAAGGGGAAGTAAGAGGGTATGTATTGAACCCGCAAACCCACTTCGATTTAAATGAGCACGGCAAATTAGATGTAAAACGAGCTGTGGGAACTTCGGGTACTTTGACTGTTGTAAAGGATATTGGAATGCGCGACTTTTTCACTGGGCAGGTTCCACTTGTTTCTGGAGAATTAGGTGAGGACTTTACCTATTATTTCTCCTCCTCAGAGCAGGTTCCCTCAGCTGTTGGGGTTGGTGTCCTTGTTAACCCTGATAACTCCATATTGGCTGCTGGCGGTTTTATTATTCAATTAATGCCTGGAACTTCCGAGGAGACCATCAGTCTGATAGAAAAGCGCCTTACTGAGATACCTCCTATTTCCAAGCAAATTGATAAGGGCTTGACTCCTGAGGAAATGTTAATTGAACTTTTGGGCGAAGATAATATTAAGTTTCTTGAGAAAATGCCGGTTTCCTTTACATGCACTTGCTCAAAGGAGAGATTTGGCGATGCCATCGTTGGTTTAGGAAAAACAGAAATACAGGATATGATTGAAGAGGATGGTAAGGCAGAGGCACATTGCCATTTTTGCAATGAAAAATACCAATTTACTGCGGAAGAGCTGGAAGCATTAAAGGACGAAGCAGTATAA
- a CDS encoding type III pantothenate kinase, producing the protein MIFVFDVGNTNTVLGVYSGEELIHHWRVETHRNRTEDEYGMVIKNLFDHVNLKFSDIDGIIISSVVPPIMFALERMCQKYFHIKPLVVGPGVKTGLNIKYENPREVGADRIVNAVGAIHEYGSPLIIVDFGTATTYCYVNEDKEYFGGAIAPGIGISTEALYTRAAKLPRIELVRPDGVIGKNTVSAMQSGIVYGYVGQVEGIVNRMKAESKQPPTVIATGGLASLISKESTVIDIVDPFLTLKGLRLIYKRNMENLKNS; encoded by the coding sequence ATGATTTTCGTATTTGACGTTGGAAATACAAATACTGTATTAGGGGTATATAGTGGAGAAGAGCTCATCCATCATTGGAGAGTAGAAACCCATCGGAACCGAACTGAAGATGAGTATGGGATGGTCATAAAGAATCTATTTGACCACGTTAATCTTAAGTTTTCTGATATAGACGGCATCATAATCTCTTCCGTTGTTCCTCCGATTATGTTCGCTTTAGAGAGAATGTGTCAAAAATACTTCCATATTAAGCCGTTGGTCGTAGGGCCGGGTGTAAAGACAGGCTTAAATATTAAATATGAAAATCCAAGAGAGGTCGGTGCAGACCGGATCGTTAATGCGGTTGGTGCAATTCATGAATATGGCAGCCCATTAATCATTGTTGATTTCGGGACAGCCACAACCTACTGCTATGTTAACGAGGATAAGGAGTATTTTGGTGGCGCCATTGCCCCTGGCATTGGGATTTCGACAGAAGCATTGTATACACGTGCTGCTAAACTTCCAAGAATTGAGCTTGTCCGTCCAGATGGAGTAATTGGTAAAAATACGGTTTCTGCTATGCAGTCAGGCATCGTTTATGGCTATGTAGGTCAGGTTGAAGGAATTGTCAACAGAATGAAGGCTGAGAGTAAACAGCCGCCAACTGTTATTGCAACAGGAGGACTCGCTTCGCTTATATCTAAGGAATCAACGGTTATTGATATTGTCGATCCATTTTTAACTTTAAAGGGTTTGCGACTTATTTATAAACGAAATATGGAGAATCTAAAAAATAGTTAA
- the ftsH gene encoding ATP-dependent zinc metalloprotease FtsH, with product MNRIFRNTIFYLLIFLVIIGVVSFFNSGNQPTDNITYDTFIEHLENGDVTSLTTQPERGVLEVRGQLKGYEEGKYFITYVSNTDSEIERINSMAADLKLEKLPAKETSGWVTFFTSIIPFVIIFILFFFLLNQAQGGGSRVMNFGKSKAKLYSEDKKKVRFKDVAGADEEKQELVEVVEFLKDPRKFVELGARIPKGVLLVGPPGTGKTLLARATAGEAGVPFFSISGSDFVEMFVGVGASRVRDLFETAKKNAPCIIFIDEIDAVGRQRGAGLGGGHDEREQTLNQLLVEMDGFGGNEGIIIIAATNRADILDPALLRPGRFDRQITVDRPDVKGREAVLHVHARNKPLAEDVNLKAIAQRTPGFSGADLENLLNEAALVAARRDKKKIDMLDIDEATDRVIAGPAKKSRVISQKERNIVAFHEAGHTVIGLILDDAEIVQKVTIVPRGQAGGYAVMLPKEDRYFMTKPELLDKITGLLGGRVSEDIVFGEVSTGAHNDFQRATGIARRMVTEFGMSDKLGPLQFGQSQGGQVFLGRDFHNEQNYSDAIAYEIDLEIQRIIKECYEKARKILTENRDKLNIIAETLLEVETLDAEQIKHLADHGTLPERKVIDASTENVKVTINKKDDVTTTEEKNLEAEKPAEQNNNPDDRS from the coding sequence ATGAATCGGATTTTCCGTAATACCATCTTTTATTTATTAATTTTTCTAGTCATTATAGGCGTAGTAAGTTTCTTTAATAGTGGTAACCAACCTACAGATAATATAACGTATGATACGTTTATTGAGCACCTTGAGAATGGTGATGTAACGTCTCTAACTACGCAGCCTGAGCGTGGAGTCCTTGAAGTACGTGGACAACTGAAGGGGTATGAAGAAGGCAAATATTTTATCACTTATGTATCCAATACAGATAGTGAAATTGAACGAATCAATAGCATGGCCGCGGACTTAAAGCTTGAAAAGCTGCCTGCTAAAGAAACAAGCGGATGGGTAACCTTCTTTACGTCGATTATACCGTTTGTCATTATTTTCATCTTATTCTTCTTCCTGCTAAACCAAGCCCAAGGCGGAGGCAGCCGGGTAATGAATTTTGGTAAGAGTAAAGCGAAGCTGTACAGTGAAGATAAGAAAAAGGTTCGCTTTAAGGATGTAGCAGGTGCAGACGAAGAAAAGCAAGAACTTGTTGAAGTTGTTGAGTTTTTAAAGGACCCAAGAAAGTTTGTTGAGCTTGGTGCCAGAATTCCAAAAGGGGTTCTTCTTGTCGGACCTCCAGGTACAGGTAAAACATTGCTTGCTCGTGCAACAGCGGGTGAGGCGGGAGTTCCTTTCTTCTCTATAAGTGGTTCGGACTTTGTTGAAATGTTCGTTGGGGTAGGGGCTTCGCGTGTTCGTGATTTATTTGAAACAGCGAAGAAAAATGCTCCTTGTATCATTTTTATTGATGAGATTGATGCTGTAGGACGTCAACGTGGTGCCGGTCTTGGTGGCGGTCACGATGAGCGTGAGCAGACATTAAACCAATTGCTTGTTGAAATGGACGGATTTGGTGGTAATGAGGGAATAATTATTATTGCTGCAACAAACCGTGCTGATATTCTCGATCCAGCCCTTCTACGTCCAGGACGTTTTGACCGTCAAATTACGGTTGACCGCCCCGATGTAAAAGGTCGTGAAGCGGTATTGCATGTTCATGCTAGAAATAAGCCGCTAGCGGAAGACGTGAATTTAAAGGCAATTGCTCAACGTACACCTGGTTTCTCAGGTGCGGATTTAGAAAACTTATTAAACGAAGCTGCGTTAGTGGCGGCACGTCGTGATAAGAAGAAAATCGATATGTTAGATATCGATGAAGCGACAGACCGAGTTATTGCAGGACCGGCGAAAAAGAGTCGGGTTATTTCCCAAAAGGAAAGAAATATTGTTGCTTTCCATGAAGCTGGACATACGGTTATTGGATTAATACTGGATGATGCAGAAATTGTTCAAAAAGTGACGATTGTTCCTCGTGGACAGGCGGGCGGTTATGCCGTCATGCTTCCTAAAGAAGATCGCTACTTTATGACAAAGCCTGAGCTTCTAGATAAGATTACCGGACTTCTTGGTGGTCGTGTCTCAGAGGATATTGTCTTTGGCGAAGTAAGTACGGGAGCTCATAACGACTTCCAGCGTGCAACTGGAATAGCACGTCGAATGGTAACAGAGTTTGGTATGAGTGATAAGCTTGGACCACTTCAATTTGGACAATCTCAGGGAGGCCAAGTATTCTTAGGTCGTGACTTCCATAATGAACAAAACTATTCAGATGCGATTGCTTATGAAATTGACCTTGAAATTCAACGTATAATAAAAGAGTGCTATGAGAAGGCCAGAAAGATCCTTACAGAAAACCGTGATAAATTAAATATCATCGCTGAAACCTTACTTGAAGTGGAAACCTTGGATGCTGAGCAAATCAAACATTTAGCTGATCATGGAACACTTCCAGAAAGAAAAGTGATTGATGCTTCTACTGAAAATGTAAAAGTAACAATCAACAAAAAAGATGATGTGACAACAACAGAGGAAAAGAATCTGGAAGCTGAAAAACCTGCTGAGCAGAATAACAATCCAGATGATCGTTCTTAA
- the hpt gene encoding hypoxanthine phosphoribosyltransferase: MKNDIESVLISEEELQNKIKELGAQITEDYQDKFPLAIGVLKGAVLFMGDLLKRIDNHLEMDFMDVSSYGNAMVSTGEVKILKDLDTSVEGRDVLIIEDIIDSGLTLSYLVELFHYRKAKSVKIVTLLDKPTGRKADIKADYVGFIVPDAFVVGYGLDYAEKYRNLPYIGVLKPHVYSN, encoded by the coding sequence ATGAAAAATGACATTGAAAGTGTATTAATATCCGAAGAAGAGCTTCAAAACAAGATAAAAGAATTAGGAGCTCAAATAACGGAGGATTATCAGGATAAATTCCCGCTTGCGATTGGTGTACTTAAGGGTGCTGTTCTGTTTATGGGTGACCTTTTAAAACGAATCGATAATCACCTTGAAATGGACTTCATGGATGTATCAAGCTACGGAAACGCAATGGTATCCACTGGAGAAGTAAAAATATTAAAGGACTTGGATACCTCTGTTGAAGGCCGCGATGTATTAATTATTGAGGATATCATTGATAGTGGCTTAACATTGAGTTACTTAGTAGAGTTATTCCATTATCGTAAAGCAAAATCAGTAAAAATCGTTACCCTGCTTGATAAGCCAACTGGAAGGAAAGCAGATATTAAAGCAGATTATGTAGGTTTTATTGTTCCAGATGCGTTTGTTGTCGGCTATGGCTTGGACTACGCGGAGAAGTATCGCAACCTACCGTATATAGGTGTGTTGAAACCGCATGTATACAGTAATTAA
- the tilS gene encoding tRNA lysidine(34) synthetase TilS, with product MIEEKVDRFLKHKHFTLTGKRLLVGVSGGPDSLALLHLLWKKQKQQDFYLVVAHVDHMFRGMESYNEAKFVEQFCQERHIPFAMKRVNVPEYIERTGKSSQVSSRECRYEFFAEVVREHRLTHIALAHHGDDQIETILMRLTRGSSGTARAGIPFIRRFGDVFIVRPFLVLSRREIEEYCLEHELNPRRDPSNEKDVYLRNRFRNHVVPFLKQENQQVHEHFQRFSEELLQDEELLQELTKEKMNTVWKDKQANRITIDIDAFQAMPIPLQRRGIHLILNYLYEKKPASLSAVHIEQFFSLIKGNNPSGRLDFPYGLKVKRSYRMCHFVFNADSVEEGFCIEANQPGEYFLPNGDSVLLEYTACEEILKDSILLNKKAVMLPIIIRTRKPGDRMSLKGMEGSKKIKRIFIDEKVPLGERDTWPVITDGQNRVLWLPGLKESREASLVNKDENYLLITYKRQNE from the coding sequence ATGATAGAAGAAAAAGTTGATCGTTTTTTAAAGCATAAGCATTTCACACTAACAGGTAAACGACTTCTTGTTGGTGTATCAGGTGGACCAGATTCTTTAGCGCTTTTACACCTGTTGTGGAAAAAACAAAAGCAACAGGATTTTTACCTAGTTGTGGCTCATGTTGATCATATGTTCAGAGGAATGGAATCCTATAATGAAGCAAAATTTGTCGAGCAATTTTGTCAGGAACGCCATATCCCCTTTGCAATGAAACGGGTGAATGTGCCAGAGTACATAGAAAGGACAGGGAAAAGCTCTCAGGTTTCTTCAAGAGAGTGTCGCTATGAGTTCTTTGCTGAAGTAGTGAGGGAGCATCGGTTAACACATATCGCGCTAGCGCATCATGGTGATGACCAAATTGAAACGATTCTTATGCGATTAACGCGTGGAAGCTCAGGAACGGCAAGAGCCGGTATTCCGTTTATCAGACGCTTTGGAGATGTCTTTATTGTCAGACCTTTTTTAGTTTTGAGCAGGAGGGAAATTGAGGAGTATTGTCTCGAGCATGAATTAAATCCTCGTCGGGACCCTAGTAATGAAAAGGATGTCTATCTTCGCAATCGTTTTCGAAACCATGTCGTTCCTTTTTTAAAGCAGGAAAACCAGCAAGTACATGAGCATTTTCAACGATTTAGTGAGGAATTGCTGCAGGACGAAGAGCTGCTGCAGGAATTAACGAAAGAAAAAATGAATACAGTATGGAAAGATAAACAAGCTAATAGAATAACCATTGATATAGATGCTTTCCAAGCAATGCCAATTCCTTTACAAAGAAGAGGCATTCATCTAATATTAAACTATCTATACGAAAAAAAGCCAGCATCCTTATCTGCTGTACATATTGAACAATTTTTTTCGCTAATAAAGGGAAATAATCCTTCTGGTCGTTTGGATTTCCCATATGGTCTAAAGGTAAAGCGGTCTTACCGAATGTGCCACTTTGTCTTCAATGCTGACAGTGTGGAGGAAGGATTCTGTATAGAGGCTAACCAGCCTGGTGAATATTTTCTTCCAAATGGTGATAGTGTTTTATTAGAATATACAGCCTGCGAGGAAATTCTTAAGGATTCAATCCTGTTAAATAAAAAGGCTGTTATGCTTCCAATTATCATTAGGACGAGAAAACCAGGGGATCGAATGAGTCTGAAAGGAATGGAAGGGTCAAAAAAAATCAAACGAATTTTCATTGATGAGAAGGTACCACTTGGTGAAAGAGATACCTGGCCCGTGATAACAGATGGACAAAATCGGGTTCTGTGGCTGCCGGGATTGAAGGAAAGCAGAGAGGCGTCATTAGTAAATAAGGATGAGAATTATCTTCTTATAACATATAAAAGGCAAAATGAATAA
- a CDS encoding serine/threonine protein kinase encodes MMMNSMKNQCKVSPGAIIQGKWHRHTYTIVKELGFGANGIVYLAKRNQEYVALKMSDNGMSITSEVNVLKSFAKVQGSALGPSLYDVDDWEQGTGQISFYVMEYIQGPDFMSFIAQKGHSWLPVLILQLLSDLEKLHRNGWIFGDLKPENLIVTGPSPRIRCIDVGGTTLKGRAIKEFTEFYDRGYWGLGSRKADEGYDLFAVAMIMLHTAYPKRFSKTTGGITQLSEQLKQSKALQKYAFVILRALEGRYHSATEMRQDLLKAISHEKGARQTSINTRSRASQTKAFHTQAGVNGASRQGKQRRQRKGGFVETLLLTVVFLVFYAFYIFGQLI; translated from the coding sequence GTGATGATGAATTCTATGAAGAATCAGTGTAAAGTCAGCCCTGGGGCGATCATTCAAGGCAAATGGCATCGGCACACCTATACCATAGTGAAAGAGTTGGGATTTGGGGCCAACGGTATCGTATACCTTGCAAAGCGAAACCAGGAGTATGTAGCCCTGAAAATGAGCGATAACGGAATGTCTATTACCTCTGAAGTAAATGTTCTCAAATCCTTTGCAAAGGTCCAGGGCTCTGCCTTAGGACCTTCTTTGTATGATGTAGATGATTGGGAGCAGGGGACTGGTCAAATTTCCTTTTATGTAATGGAGTATATACAAGGACCTGATTTTATGTCCTTTATAGCACAGAAAGGCCATTCCTGGCTTCCTGTATTAATTCTGCAGCTCCTATCCGATTTGGAGAAGCTTCACCGGAATGGCTGGATATTTGGTGATCTAAAGCCGGAGAATCTAATCGTAACCGGTCCATCTCCACGTATACGATGTATTGATGTTGGTGGGACAACGTTAAAGGGAAGAGCGATAAAGGAATTTACTGAATTTTATGACCGTGGATATTGGGGTCTTGGTTCAAGAAAGGCAGACGAAGGATACGACCTTTTTGCGGTAGCGATGATTATGTTACACACAGCCTATCCAAAACGATTCTCGAAAACGACTGGTGGGATTACGCAGCTTAGCGAACAGTTAAAACAAAGCAAAGCTTTGCAAAAATACGCATTCGTCATTCTTCGTGCCCTTGAAGGGCGCTATCATTCGGCAACGGAAATGCGTCAAGATTTATTAAAAGCCATTAGTCATGAAAAGGGCGCTCGTCAAACCTCTATAAATACAAGAAGCCGTGCTAGCCAAACTAAGGCTTTTCACACACAAGCTGGGGTGAATGGTGCCAGCAGGCAGGGAAAACAAAGAAGGCAGAGAAAGGGCGGGTTTGTTGAAACGTTGTTATTAACAGTGGTGTTTCTGGTTTTTTATGCTTTCTATATTTTCGGTCAATTAATTTAA